A window of the Zeugodacus cucurbitae isolate PBARC_wt_2022May chromosome 4, idZeuCucr1.2, whole genome shotgun sequence genome harbors these coding sequences:
- the LOC114803674 gene encoding single-pass membrane and coiled-coil domain-containing protein 4 homolog has protein sequence MRQLRGKVKETRKQKKERKLENLEIQNQLKTIVIPAVCVFALLIVVFVYFKTRPAVEV, from the coding sequence ATGCGCCAACTTCGTGGTAAAGTGAAAGAAACACGCAAGCAGAAGAAGGAGCGTAAACTCGAGAATCTGGAGATACAAAACCAATTGAAAACCATTGTAATACCAGCAGTTTGCGTCTTCGCGCTACTCATTGTTGTCTTCGTCTATTTCAAAACGCGACCGGCGGTGGAGGTGTAG
- the Tim14 gene encoding mitochondrial import inner membrane translocase subunit TIM14, giving the protein MASSIIVAGIGLAAVGFAGKHLMRRMPAMATKLNETLKNLPKFDAESLANSKYYKGGFDPKMNKREASLILGVSPSASKLKIKDAHKKIMLLNHPDRGGSPYLAAKINEAKDFMDNGK; this is encoded by the exons ATG GCAAGTTCTATTATTGTCGCCGGCATTGGTCTAGCCGCTGTTGGCTTCGCTGGAAAACACCTCATGCGCCGCATGCCTGCTATGGCCACCAAACTGAATGAAACCTTGAAGAATCTACCAAAATTTGATGCGGAAAGTTTGGCAAACTCCAAGTACTACAAAGGTGGTTTCGATCCTAAAATGAATAAACGTGAGGCGTCTTTAATATTGGGTGTGAGTCCTAGTGCGTCAAAATTGAAG ATAAAGGATGCGCACAAAAAGATCATGTTACTCAATCATCCTGATCGTGGTGGCTCACCTTATTTGGCGGCGAAGATAAACGAAGCCAAAGACTTCATGGATAACGGCAAATGA